The following proteins come from a genomic window of Lolium rigidum isolate FL_2022 chromosome 5, APGP_CSIRO_Lrig_0.1, whole genome shotgun sequence:
- the LOC124651969 gene encoding hypersensitive-induced response protein-like protein 1, with amino-acid sequence MGNLLCCVQVDQSTVAIREQFGKFDSVLEPGCHCLPWMVGKRVAGHLTLRLQQLDVRCETKTKDNVFVTVVASIQYRPLAGKESDAFYKLTNTRSQIQAYVFDVIRASVPKLLLDDAFEQKNDIAKAVEDELEKAMSAYGFEIVQTLIVDIEPDEHVKRAMNEINAAARMRLAANEKAEAEKIVQIKRAEGEAEAKYLSGLGIARQRQAIVDGLRDSVIGFAENVPGTSAKDVMDMVLITQYFDTMKEIGASSKSSAVFIPHGPGAVRDIATQIRDGLLQGQSATQQ; translated from the exons ATGGGCAATTTGTTGTGCTGTGTTCAAGTTGATCAGTCGACCGTGGCCATCAGAGAGCAGTTTGGCAAGTTTGATAGTGTGCTTGAGCCAGGATGCCACTGCCTGCCTTGGATGGTTGGGAAACGTGTAGCTGGCCATCTCACACTCAGGTTGCAGCAACTGGATGTGCGCTGTGAGACTAAGACAAAG GACAATGTGTTTGTCACTGTTGTTGCATCTATCCAGTACCGCCCACTGGCTGGCAAAGAAAGTGATGCATTCTACAAACTGACCAACACAAGGTCCCAGATCCAGGCTTATGTTTTTGATG TGATCAGGGCAAGTGTTCCAAAGCTCCTCCTGGATGATGCTTTTGAGCAGAAGAATGACATTGCAAAGGCTGTTGAGGATGAGCTTGAGAAGGCTATGTCAGCATATGGCTTTGAGATCGTGCAGACTCTCATTGTTGACATTGAGCCAGATGAGCATGTCAAGCGAGCAATGAATGAGATCAATGCAG CTGCAAGGATGAGGTTGGCCGCGAACGAGAAGGCGGAGGCTGAGAAGATCGTCCAGATCAAGCGCGCCGAGGGCGAGGCGGAAGCGAAGTACCTCTCTGGACTCGGTATCGCCCGCCAGCGCCAGGCCATCGTGGACGGGCTGAGGGACAGCGTCATCGGCTTCGCGGAGAACGTGCCCGGCACGAGCGCCAAGGACGTGATGGACATGGTGCTGATCACACAGTACTTCGACACGATGAAGGAGATCGGCGCGTCCTCCAAGTCCTCGGCGGTGTTCATCCCCCATGGCCCTGGTGCGGTGCGCGACATCGCCACGCAGATCCGCGACGGGCTTCTCCAGGGCCAGTCTGCTACTCAGCAGTAG